The Prochlorococcus marinus str. MIT 9301 genome segment CTGTAATAATATCTCTATCATTAACATAACCTAAATGTCCGACTCTAAATATTTTCCCTTTCAAATGGTCTTGACCACCAGCAAGTAAAATATCAAAATTATTTTTTATTGTTTTTCTAAATTCTTCAGCATCCATCCCTTCGGTTTTTATTGCAGTAATTGAAGGGCTTAAATATTTTTCATCAGCAAATAATTTTAGATTTAAAGCCTTTACGGCATTGCTCATAGCTAGTTTATGTTTATTGTGTCTCCTAAAAATGTTATCTAAGCCTTCTTCTCGCATCATTTTTAAAGCTTCATCTAAAGCAAAAACCAAATTAACTGCTGGAGTATATGGATTACTGTTACTTTGAAGACTTTTTTTGTAGGATTTTAAATTTAAGTAAAATTTTGGTAAATTAGATTTTTCTGCAGCTTCCCATGCTTTTTGGCTCATAGATATAAAACTAAGACCTGGAGGTATCATATATCCCTTTTGTGAACCTGAAGCAACTATATCTAATTTCCATTCATCTACTGGTACATTGCAAGCACCAAGACTTGTAACGCAGTCAACAATTGATAAAGCTGTGTTGTGTTTACGAATATATGAACTTATAGTTTCTAGATCATTAATGACACCTGTTGAGGTTTCAGAATGAGTCAAAATAACTGCCTTTATTTCTTTGTGTTTATCTTCCTCTAATACTTTTCTAAATTCTTCTGGGTCAAGCGGAATTCCCCATTCCGAATCAATTTTTATTACTTCTAGACCAAATTCTTTAGCAACTTTTACCCATCTTTCGCCAAATTTTCCATTTTCTCCACAAATTACTTTATCTCCTCTACTTAAGGTATTTATTATTCCAGCCTCCATTGCGGCTGTCCCACTACCAGTAATTGTTAGAACATCATTTTGAGTTTGATGAAGCCACTGTAAATTTTTAGTAGTACTCTGTACGAGGTCTTGGAATTCTTTGCTGCGATGGCCTATTGGATGCTTACTCAATGCTTGTAAAACTTTTTCTGGAACTGGTGTGGGTCCAGGAATCATCAATGATAATTTTTGTTGTATGGCCACTTTTTGTTATATAGGTCATTCTTAGATTAGTTCTCATTATATATTTTTCAATTACTTGATTTGAAAAAAGGATTTTCTTTACCTTTATGGGTTGCTGGAGCTGCTAGGTCAGCATTAAAAAAACTGGTAGGTTTATCATTTGAAAATTATGAACTAATAAAAATTCCTAATGAAAAAAAAGAAATAAAAATCGAGATTCATTCTGTTGGTTTACTTAAAGATGACTCGCATGCGTTAGGAATTACCTTTGCAAAGTCAGGCTTAGATCTTGACATAACGCAAAACTTAGAAATATGGACAATAGCTTCTTTAGAAAAAATTTCTTTCAATAATCCTGTTCCAACAATTCCGATAAATATTATTGCAGGATCTGGTGTAGGTATAAAAGAAGATACGTCGGAGATATGTATTTCTAATTTTGCAAAAGAAGTGTTACATCAAAATTTATTAGATATCATTCCTGAGGGCTTTAATTTGAAATTAGAAATTATTTTCCCAAAGGGGGCTTTTTTAGCGGAAAGAACTAGTAATAAGTCATTTGGTATCGTTGATGGACTATCTATTATTGGTACTTCGGCTGAGACTTATTCGAGTGCTTCACCTGATCAGTTAGAAAAGGCTAAAGTTAATCTGGCAAAGTTAATTAAAAATGATTTTAAAGGGGAAGTCGTTTTTGTTATTGGTGAAAATGGGTTAAATTTGGCAAAAACTTATAATATTAATTTACCAATTATCAAAATTGGAAATTGGATAGGACCATTATTAGTTGAAGCTGCCATAAATAAAGTTAAAACTGTAATTCTTTTTGGTTATCACGGAAAATTAATTAAATTAGCAGGTGGTATTTTTCATACACATAATCATTTAGCTGATGCAAGAATTGAGATTCTTGTTTATTTAGCTGTTCAAGAAAAGGTACCTCCTGAAAAATTATTTGAATTATCTCAGTTAAATAATCTAGAGGATGCATTACTACTACTTGAAAGATTTAATCAATCTTTAGCTGATAAATTATTCCAGAATTTATCCAATATGATTGAAAAGCGCTCTTTTACTTATGTAAATAGGTATGTAAAAACTGATATGGAAATTGCATCAATCATTTTTGATAGAAAAAGGAAAATTAGATGGGCTGGAATTTACGGTAATAAGTATATTTCTTATTTTCAATAAGATTATTTTGTGATTCATTATGCTTTTGTAAATAAATTGAGCTAACTTTTATACATGAGTCAAAAATCTTTCAAAAAAGAACGAGATCCTTCAATATTAATTTTAGATTTCGGATCTCAATATTCTGAATTGATTGCAAGACGAATTAGAGAAACTAATGTTTTTTCTCTTGTAGTTAGTAATTGTATTTCAATTGAAGACATCAATGATATAAATCCTAAAGGGATTATTTTAAGTGGAGGCCCGAACTCTGTATATGAACAAAATGCTCCGAAATGTGATAAAAAAATTTTTAATTTAGGAATTCCTATTCTTGGCATTTGCTATGGAATGCAATTAATGGTCAAAGAACTTGGAGGGTCAGTTATTTCAGCAACTAAAAAAGCTGAATATGGAAGAGCACCAATAAATATAGATCAAGAATCTGACCTCCTTCGTGATGTAGAAGATAAATCTATAATGTGGATGAGTCATGGCGATTCAATT includes the following:
- the cbiD gene encoding cobalt-precorrin-5B (C(1))-methyltransferase CbiD, coding for MKKGFSLPLWVAGAARSALKKLVGLSFENYELIKIPNEKKEIKIEIHSVGLLKDDSHALGITFAKSGLDLDITQNLEIWTIASLEKISFNNPVPTIPINIIAGSGVGIKEDTSEICISNFAKEVLHQNLLDIIPEGFNLKLEIIFPKGAFLAERTSNKSFGIVDGLSIIGTSAETYSSASPDQLEKAKVNLAKLIKNDFKGEVVFVIGENGLNLAKTYNINLPIIKIGNWIGPLLVEAAINKVKTVILFGYHGKLIKLAGGIFHTHNHLADARIEILVYLAVQEKVPPEKLFELSQLNNLEDALLLLERFNQSLADKLFQNLSNMIEKRSFTYVNRYVKTDMEIASIIFDRKRKIRWAGIYGNKYISYFQ
- a CDS encoding pyridoxal-phosphate-dependent aminotransferase family protein, with product MIPGPTPVPEKVLQALSKHPIGHRSKEFQDLVQSTTKNLQWLHQTQNDVLTITGSGTAAMEAGIINTLSRGDKVICGENGKFGERWVKVAKEFGLEVIKIDSEWGIPLDPEEFRKVLEEDKHKEIKAVILTHSETSTGVINDLETISSYIRKHNTALSIVDCVTSLGACNVPVDEWKLDIVASGSQKGYMIPPGLSFISMSQKAWEAAEKSNLPKFYLNLKSYKKSLQSNSNPYTPAVNLVFALDEALKMMREEGLDNIFRRHNKHKLAMSNAVKALNLKLFADEKYLSPSITAIKTEGMDAEEFRKTIKNNFDILLAGGQDHLKGKIFRVGHLGYVNDRDIITVVSAIGNTLLKMRKISAQQVGEALVVVSKYLEEK